The stretch of DNA ATTTGAATACTCTAATTGATCTTTTACGTGTCCCCATCTTTTTAAACCCAAAATCTCCAATTCTGGACAGGGTAATTGAATAAAACCATAGTTATTTAATAAAAAATTTTTTATAAAATTATAAAAAAAATTTTGATTTTTACCATAAGGTTTTACAACACAATTTTGATTTAAAACACAGTGAGATACTATTACTAATTTTTTTCCTCTTTGCATATTAACAACCTCTTATTTTTTTTAATAAATTTTTAGGTAGTTTATTTATAATTATTGCAACTATAACACATGAAACTATTTTATCTAATAAGTTTGATATTACTCTTGGAATAAATGCAGCAGTAAATATTCTTTCTCCACTCTTTACTAACCAACCTGTTAATAAATCTATTGAACCACCTGTTAATCCTCCAAATAAATATACTGTTATTGGTGTTCCAACCAACGGTGCTAAAATAGCTAATAAAATTCCGGTTAAAACTGCTATTTTTATATTAAAATTAAATTTTCTTGCAATTAGTCCCACTATTATTCCTATCATCATATTGACTATAGAATAAGGTAATTCAATTGGATTATTTACTAACGCTGTTATAACATTTGTAATTAATCCCGTTATACCTCCAAAAAATGGTCCTAATAATACTCCCGACAATATTGTTCCCACTGTATCTAAAAATAAAAATGGAACATTCAACATTTTTCCCAAACTTTTTAATATTACGTTCAAACTTATGCTTAAAGCCGAAATTGTTATTGCTAAAGTATTTTTATTCATTCCTCATCCC from Candidatus Cetobacterium colombiensis encodes:
- a CDS encoding CD3073 family putative ECF transporter S component, encoding MNKNTLAITISALSISLNVILKSLGKMLNVPFLFLDTVGTILSGVLLGPFFGGITGLITNVITALVNNPIELPYSIVNMMIGIIVGLIARKFNFNIKIAVLTGILLAILAPLVGTPITVYLFGGLTGGSIDLLTGWLVKSGERIFTAAFIPRVISNLLDKIVSCVIVAIIINKLPKNLLKKIRGC